The Musa acuminata AAA Group cultivar baxijiao chromosome BXJ1-3, Cavendish_Baxijiao_AAA, whole genome shotgun sequence genome window below encodes:
- the LOC135631844 gene encoding uncharacterized protein LOC135631844, translating to MSTELEERPNPAAADDGIEEDDDPPLLSSQALKALREFLSEQSSLAGAGGGRVDGGDDDQDEVRLVAEDWRLSQFWYDRETAETVAEEIRTLYRSTSSPIACIACPTLYAYLKKLDPSVPVKLLEYDKRFEQYGDDFIYYDYNQPDELLPSLKHNYQVIIADPPYLSKECLEKVAHTISLLAHPQDSYLLLLTGEVQKERAAELLNVHPCGFRPQHTNKLGNEFRLFTNYDPAGRLGGWEREV from the exons ATGTCCACGGAGTTGGAGGAGAGGCCGAACCCCGCCGCCGCGGACGACGGCATCGAGGAAGACGACGATCCTCCCTTGCTGAGCTCCCAAGCTCTGAAAGCTCTCAGGGAGTTCCTCAGCGAGCAGTCCTCCCTGGCCGGCGCGGGCGGAGGACGAGTAGATGGCGGAGACGACGACCAGGACGAGGTGCGGTTGGTGGCGGAGGACTGGAGATTGAGCCAGTTTTGGTACGACCGGGAGACGGCAGAGACGGTCGCGGAGGAGATCAGGACTCTTTATCGCTCAACCTCTTCTCCCATCGCCTGCATCGCTTGTCCAACACTCTACGCGTATCTAAAG AAGCTTGATCCTAGCGTACCAGTAAAATTACTTGAGTACGATAAACGCTTTGAACAGTATGGTGATGATTTTATTTACTACGACTACAATCAACCGGACGAATTGCTGCCATCACTTAAACACAACTACCAAGTTATCATCGCAGATCCCCCATATCTG AGCAAGGAATGCTTGGAGAAAGTAGCCCATACGATTTCTCTTTTGGCCCACCCACAAGATTCATATTTGCTGTTGCTCACTG GAGAGGTGCAAAAGGAGAGAGCTGCAGAGCTATTGAACGTCCATCCCTGCGGCTTCAGGCCTCAGCACACCAACAAGCTCGGGAACGAGTTCCGGCTCTTCACAAACTATGATCCCGCAGGGAGATTGGGTGGCTGGGAGAGAGAGGTTTAA
- the LOC135631847 gene encoding uncharacterized protein LOC135631847 encodes MEETKEPVATEGREKMTVLVAVDESEGSLYALSWALDNLFAAAVGGAPNKPQTLGRLVLVHAQQPLQQFIMHPIGPAVYATSSVIDSVKKAQEQNSRDVIERAKGICRRRLVEAEAVVVTGDPKETICQAAEQMQTDLLVVGSRGLSKIRRAILGSVSDYCAHHANCPVLIVKPPKTSH; translated from the exons ATGGAGGAGACCAAGGAACCGGTGGCGACAGAGGGCCGCGAGAAGATGACGGTGTTGGTGGCTGTGGACGAGAGCGAAGGGAGCCTTTACGCGTTGTCTTGGGCGCTCGACAATCTCTTCGCCGCCGCCGTCGGAGGCGCGCCCAACAAACCGCAGACGCTCGGCAGACTCGTCCTCGTCCACGCGCAGCAGCCTCTACAGCAGTTCATCATGCATCCGATCGGACCAG CCGTTTATGCGACGTCGTCGGTGATAGACTCCGTGAAGAAAGCTCAAGAGCAGAACTCACGCGATGTAATCGAGCGAGCGAAGGGAATTTGCAGACGAAGGCTG GTTGAAGCTGAAGCAGTCGTCGTCACCGGGGATCCGAAGGAGACGATATGCCAGGCTGCGGAACAGATGCAGACCGACCTCCTCGTGGTAGGAAGCCGCGGCCTGAGTAAGATAAGGCG GGCAATCCTGGGGAGCGTCAGCGACTACTGTGCTCATCATGCCAACTGCCCTGTGCTCATCGTGAAGCCGCCCAAGACGAGTCACTGA
- the LOC103978810 gene encoding uncharacterized protein LOC103978810 has translation MALWMDAGSDPISESEKADLEAIAAIKEAAAVELKEQGNQFVKMGKKHYNDAIDCYTRAINQKALSDSDHSVLFANRAHVNLLLGNYRRALSDSEEAIKLCSTNIKAYYRAAKAAFSLNLLAEAASLCQRGLEQVPSNDELKKLLMQIDLRRKEDEHQKAQVLQAVASAKELSSAMENRGLKLGKGLYQELTGIRKPVLDKSGILHWPVLLLYAEVMSSDFIEDFCETDMFSSHLDIMFSEDSQPLPWDEYHAYTREAVELYYQAGTGILLSNKEVLKYLLDGTVKSVPEGFFDEEKDSGKDLDSSVSHLSTNYGKWIHINEKKTLLDILRRSDYIIPAIPVFFVVSKKSEFYKEFRAGKWSPP, from the exons ATGGCGCTATGGATGGACGCCGGATCGGACCCGATCTCCGAGAGCGAGAAGGCGGACTTGGAAGCCATCGCCGCTATCAAAGAGGCCGCCGCCGTTGAGCTCAAG GAACAAGGTAACCAATTCGTCAAGATGGGTAAAAAGCATTATAACGATGCAATTGATTGTTATACAAGAGCGATTAACCAGAAAGCTCTGAGCGACTCAGATCACTCGGTCCTCTTTGCTAATCGTGCCCACGTAAATTTGCTTTTGGGAAATTATAGGCGAGCTTTAAGTGATTCTGAGGAAGCAATTAAATTATGTTCGACAAATATCAAG GCATATTATCGGGCAGCCAAAGCTGCCTTCTCTTTGAATTTGTTGGCTGAAGCAGCATCACTTTGCCAAAGGGGACTTGAACAAGTTCCCTCTAATGACGAGCTGAAGAAGTTGCTTATGCAGATTGACTTGCGAAGAAAAGAAGATGAACATCAAAAGGCTCAAGTATTACAAGCTGTTGCTTCAGCTAAG GAGCTTTCATCTGCAATGGAGAATAGAGGATTGAAGCTTGGGAAGGGCCTGTACCAGGAACTCACTGGAATTAGAAAACCAGTACTAGATAAAAGTGGGATTCTTCATTGGCCGGTTCTTCTTCTTTATGCAGAGGTCATGTCAAGTGATTTCATTGAGGACTTCTGCGAAACGGACATGTTCTCATCGCATCTTGACATA ATGTTTTCAGAAGATTCCCAGCCACTACCATGGGATGAGTATCATGCTTATACAAGGGAAGCTGTTGAATTGTATTATCAG GCTGGCACCGGGATTCTCTTATCGAATAAGGAAGTCCTTAAGTATCTGCTAGATGGCACAGTGAAGTCTGTTCCAGAAGGCTTCTTTGATGAAGAGAAGGATTCAGGAAAAGATCTGGATAGTTCAGTCTCTCATTTAA GTACCAATTATGGTAAATGGATTCATATAAATGAGAAGAAGACGCTTCTCGACATTTTGCGGCGTTCTGATTATATCATCCCGGCTATCCcag TCTTCTTTGTGGTTTCGAAGAAATCTGAGTTCTACAAGGAGTTCAGAGCTGGAAAATGGTCGCCCCCTTGA